A single region of the Actinoplanes sp. SE50/110 genome encodes:
- a CDS encoding diguanylate cyclase — translation MSAAVDAGPQTHRPSVAGLEMLEELGRGTHASVYRVQRDGREYALKMVHADVLDRAGATAAFRREAALLACVDHPSVGRVYDVGETDGTPFLIMELVQGMSLAALRDQRPVSVVEAVAITAELAAALAAAHRVGIVHRDVTPRNIIVLPDGRPKLVDFGLAARQDHSVGHSAAGTFAYAAPEQTGMLARPVDGRADLYALGVVLFECLTGRAPFASTDVAELVRMHAVEPAPAVRDLNPEVPVALAAVVARLLAKDPDDRYADGDDVAAVLRGLVDNSAEERRVEGTGGRLVGRETELAELTRHWAGAGTGRAGAVRLAGVPGAGKTRLAGELARRARAAGHPVLTLLCAPGAPAMAPLRAALERYLDQVDRLPAAAAEEARQRLRTMAGDGAAVLQLLSPALRHILRAPQLADEDRQDQLVTATVAFLNRIGHAAKGLLVHVDDVQWADDATSRVLTALSASSAPVLIVSTERTGEAAWAPEVPIIEVPPMDEAEMAALMAHHLGNAAVPSSLVEQILARSEGNPFAALQYLNAMLDAGVLLPQWGSWRLDQYGLDRLDLPTDVLDLVVARTRALPETNRRLLVAAAAVGAPFTAALLAEVCDTGLPAALEAVQDGVARGILEPAGGGRHAFLHQRLREALLSDVDAAGRRVLHRLIAEHLDAADTGDSRDRYRIARHYTAAGPEADPLRTLAACRAAADAALTNHAAAQALEFLDLAEQAATDAGVPLDGLFHRQRGVASLRAGHLAAAERELAAALEHESDPLRRADLLAKIAHAQHSDFAATEALRTVRAGLRELGQPVPSSVLLQVITGLAYLLVGWSTGRRRHRYSGRDEAARQRDRVVSDLCDAGAMAAAVGMHMMLIPLFHFRALPAVHRLGPGPEYARVQAALAMIADAVRLSRLAERCYARADRAARAVGDPRLTTRVPWSRATGTDAVAGFGPATGSAIREMLREHGTWLPPGEYLSGVGALAGTLLLRGYTREAQAWYDRGRDRLAKDLVLPGNPIAAVGVQVAAMSGNRAEAQARLGGMLAAAGGRGDDQGRRMNIMMARACMAAEFPDTQDIDALTAEVRRWRITPRRVWPQQRNFWLYLAWAELARCRSAEPQERAARLRLARDAVAAFGRAADNDVLRAFHHAVLADYLELTGAAEKALTQLSHADRLGCGMDLPLLAHLVAVGRCRALRALDRRADADRQAELAVAIAVDHGWEHRARAGHALLERSGSHRTTVSRRQPADVTGELLRRRLHAVQELSAAAATVLDPGELARVALDETMRTFAAERAILFLAGDAGGPLTPYLGRGAGGTDLVEVTGYAASLVCQVHHTGSAVVLTGTDDGTAVRSQSVVANGLRSVMIAPLVSRGDVMGAVYLDTRLAQGAFSEDDADLLNVITQQISASLVTARAAQLEVNVRTAERQRAVADMMRAAVSDLAGTLVPDEALARLLTTFVRVTGADAGILIPLTGSAAAVAGAVDATLLPGFAALDAVRRGAADGLWAEIDAVTPGAQAWVAAPLAGRDGRIAVAVLTAREPGRFDDSHVSVVAALAEQGMVAYENAQLFTEVRRLATTDALTGIHNRRHFFEGASERCAQARRTGTPLSALMIDIDHFKRINDDSGHGAGDDVIQAVAGRLRDVLGGQGLLGRYGGEEFACALPGRSLADTAHLAEAMRAAVAGEPVVTRSGPIPVTVSIGLAELGEGTPNLDDVLGSADAALYEAKRGGRNRVAHHMG, via the coding sequence ATGAGCGCGGCAGTCGACGCCGGCCCGCAGACCCATCGCCCGTCGGTGGCCGGGCTGGAGATGCTCGAGGAGCTGGGTCGTGGCACCCACGCCTCGGTCTACCGGGTGCAGCGTGACGGCCGTGAGTACGCGCTCAAGATGGTGCACGCCGACGTCCTGGACCGCGCTGGTGCCACCGCGGCTTTCCGGCGCGAGGCCGCGCTGCTGGCCTGCGTCGATCATCCCTCGGTGGGCCGGGTGTACGACGTCGGCGAGACCGACGGGACGCCCTTCCTGATCATGGAACTCGTGCAGGGGATGTCACTGGCGGCGCTGCGGGACCAGCGCCCGGTCTCCGTGGTCGAGGCGGTGGCCATCACCGCTGAGCTGGCGGCCGCGCTCGCCGCCGCCCATCGGGTCGGTATCGTGCACCGCGACGTCACGCCGCGGAACATCATCGTGCTCCCCGACGGGCGGCCGAAACTCGTCGACTTCGGGCTGGCCGCCCGGCAGGACCACAGTGTCGGCCACTCCGCCGCCGGTACGTTCGCCTACGCCGCACCGGAACAGACCGGGATGCTGGCCCGCCCGGTCGACGGCCGCGCCGACCTCTACGCCCTCGGTGTCGTGCTTTTCGAATGTCTCACCGGGCGCGCACCGTTCGCCTCGACCGACGTCGCCGAGCTGGTGCGGATGCACGCCGTGGAACCCGCACCCGCGGTGCGTGATCTGAATCCCGAGGTGCCGGTCGCCCTGGCCGCCGTGGTGGCCCGGCTGCTCGCCAAGGACCCCGACGACCGGTATGCCGACGGCGACGACGTCGCGGCCGTGCTGCGCGGCCTGGTCGACAACTCGGCGGAGGAACGGCGAGTCGAGGGCACCGGGGGCCGGCTGGTGGGCCGCGAGACCGAACTCGCCGAACTGACGCGCCACTGGGCCGGGGCCGGTACGGGCCGCGCGGGAGCGGTGCGACTGGCCGGTGTGCCCGGCGCGGGCAAGACCCGGCTCGCCGGCGAACTGGCGCGGCGTGCCCGAGCCGCCGGCCACCCCGTGCTGACCCTGCTCTGCGCGCCCGGCGCACCGGCGATGGCGCCGCTGCGGGCCGCGCTCGAACGCTACCTGGACCAGGTCGACAGGCTTCCGGCGGCCGCGGCCGAGGAAGCGCGGCAGCGCCTTCGCACCATGGCCGGGGACGGCGCCGCCGTACTTCAATTGCTGTCGCCCGCGCTGCGGCACATCCTGCGGGCGCCGCAACTGGCCGACGAGGACCGTCAGGACCAGTTGGTCACGGCGACCGTGGCGTTTCTGAACCGGATCGGTCACGCCGCGAAGGGCCTGCTCGTACACGTCGACGATGTCCAGTGGGCGGACGACGCCACCAGCCGGGTGCTCACCGCTCTGAGCGCTTCGTCGGCGCCGGTGCTGATCGTGAGCACCGAACGCACCGGTGAGGCCGCCTGGGCGCCCGAGGTGCCGATCATCGAGGTGCCGCCGATGGACGAGGCCGAGATGGCCGCCCTCATGGCGCACCATCTCGGCAACGCCGCCGTGCCGTCGTCGCTGGTTGAGCAGATCCTGGCGCGCAGTGAGGGAAACCCGTTCGCCGCGCTGCAGTACCTCAACGCCATGCTGGACGCCGGGGTGCTGCTCCCGCAGTGGGGCTCGTGGCGGCTCGACCAGTACGGCCTGGACCGGCTGGACCTGCCCACCGACGTCCTCGATCTCGTGGTGGCCCGTACCAGGGCGCTGCCCGAGACGAACCGGCGGCTGCTCGTGGCGGCGGCCGCGGTGGGCGCTCCGTTCACCGCCGCGCTGCTGGCCGAAGTCTGTGACACCGGCCTGCCGGCGGCGCTGGAGGCGGTGCAGGACGGGGTGGCCCGCGGCATCCTCGAGCCGGCGGGCGGGGGGCGGCACGCCTTCCTGCACCAGCGGTTGCGTGAGGCGCTGCTCAGCGACGTCGACGCCGCCGGGCGACGAGTCCTGCACAGGCTCATCGCCGAGCACCTCGACGCCGCTGACACCGGGGATTCGCGGGACCGGTACCGGATCGCCCGCCACTACACCGCGGCAGGCCCGGAGGCGGATCCGCTGCGTACGCTGGCTGCCTGCCGGGCCGCCGCGGATGCCGCACTGACCAACCACGCCGCGGCTCAGGCACTGGAGTTCCTCGATCTGGCCGAGCAGGCCGCCACGGACGCCGGCGTGCCGCTCGACGGGCTGTTCCACCGCCAGCGCGGCGTGGCCAGCCTCCGCGCCGGGCACCTGGCCGCCGCCGAGCGTGAACTCGCCGCCGCTCTGGAGCATGAATCCGACCCGTTGCGCCGGGCCGATCTACTCGCCAAGATCGCGCACGCCCAGCACAGTGACTTCGCCGCCACCGAGGCGCTGCGGACGGTCCGGGCCGGTTTGCGCGAACTCGGGCAGCCCGTGCCGTCCAGCGTGCTGCTCCAGGTGATCACCGGTCTGGCCTACCTGCTGGTGGGATGGTCCACTGGCCGGCGACGGCACCGGTACTCCGGGCGTGACGAAGCAGCCCGGCAGCGGGATCGCGTCGTGTCGGATCTGTGCGACGCGGGGGCGATGGCGGCTGCGGTCGGCATGCACATGATGCTGATCCCCCTCTTCCACTTCCGCGCCCTGCCGGCCGTCCACCGTCTCGGCCCGGGCCCCGAATACGCCCGCGTGCAGGCCGCCCTCGCCATGATCGCGGATGCCGTGCGCCTGTCCCGGCTCGCCGAGCGCTGCTACGCGCGCGCCGACCGGGCGGCCCGCGCCGTCGGTGACCCCCGGCTGACCACCCGGGTGCCGTGGAGCCGCGCCACCGGAACGGACGCGGTGGCCGGTTTCGGGCCGGCCACCGGCTCGGCGATCCGCGAGATGCTGCGCGAACACGGCACGTGGCTGCCGCCCGGCGAATATCTGTCCGGTGTCGGCGCGCTGGCCGGCACGCTGCTGCTGCGCGGTTACACCCGCGAGGCGCAGGCCTGGTACGACCGGGGCCGGGACCGCCTCGCCAAGGACCTCGTGCTGCCGGGCAACCCGATCGCCGCGGTGGGTGTGCAGGTCGCCGCGATGTCCGGCAACCGGGCCGAGGCCCAGGCACGCCTGGGCGGGATGCTGGCCGCCGCCGGGGGTCGCGGGGACGACCAGGGCCGGCGAATGAACATCATGATGGCGCGGGCCTGCATGGCCGCCGAGTTCCCGGACACGCAGGACATCGACGCGCTCACCGCGGAGGTGCGCCGGTGGCGCATCACGCCCCGGCGGGTCTGGCCGCAGCAGCGCAACTTCTGGCTCTACCTGGCCTGGGCCGAACTGGCCCGGTGCCGCAGCGCCGAACCGCAGGAGCGGGCGGCCCGGCTCCGGCTCGCCCGTGACGCCGTAGCCGCGTTCGGGCGCGCCGCCGACAACGACGTGCTGCGCGCCTTCCACCACGCCGTGCTCGCCGACTACCTCGAGCTGACCGGCGCGGCGGAAAAGGCGCTGACCCAGCTGAGTCACGCCGACCGGCTGGGCTGCGGGATGGATCTGCCGCTGCTGGCTCACCTCGTCGCGGTGGGCCGGTGCCGGGCGCTGCGGGCACTCGACCGCCGAGCGGACGCGGACCGGCAAGCCGAACTGGCCGTCGCGATCGCCGTCGACCACGGGTGGGAGCACCGCGCCAGGGCCGGGCACGCGCTCCTGGAGCGGTCAGGCTCCCATCGCACCACGGTCAGCCGCCGGCAGCCGGCCGACGTCACCGGTGAGCTGTTGCGCCGCCGGCTGCACGCGGTGCAGGAACTCAGCGCCGCGGCGGCCACCGTGCTGGATCCCGGCGAGCTCGCCCGCGTCGCGCTCGACGAGACGATGCGAACCTTCGCCGCGGAGCGGGCGATCCTGTTCCTCGCCGGCGACGCCGGCGGACCGCTGACGCCGTATCTGGGGCGCGGGGCCGGCGGTACCGATCTCGTCGAGGTCACCGGTTACGCGGCCAGCCTGGTGTGCCAGGTCCATCACACCGGCTCCGCCGTCGTCCTGACCGGCACCGATGACGGCACCGCCGTGCGTTCGCAGAGTGTGGTGGCCAACGGCCTGCGCAGCGTGATGATCGCGCCGTTGGTGTCACGCGGTGACGTCATGGGTGCTGTGTACCTGGACACCCGGCTGGCCCAAGGCGCGTTCAGCGAGGACGACGCCGACCTGCTCAACGTGATCACCCAGCAGATCTCCGCCTCGCTGGTAACCGCCCGTGCCGCGCAGTTGGAGGTGAACGTGCGCACGGCCGAACGCCAGCGGGCCGTCGCCGACATGATGCGGGCGGCGGTCAGCGATCTGGCCGGCACCCTGGTGCCCGACGAGGCGCTCGCCCGGCTGCTGACCACCTTCGTCCGGGTCACCGGCGCGGACGCGGGGATCCTGATCCCGCTGACCGGGTCGGCCGCGGCCGTGGCAGGTGCGGTCGATGCCACGCTGCTGCCCGGCTTCGCCGCGCTCGACGCGGTACGCCGCGGCGCCGCGGACGGCCTGTGGGCAGAAATCGACGCGGTGACACCGGGTGCCCAGGCCTGGGTGGCGGCGCCCCTGGCCGGCCGGGACGGACGGATCGCGGTGGCCGTGCTCACCGCTCGTGAGCCGGGCCGGTTCGACGACAGCCACGTCAGCGTCGTGGCGGCGCTGGCCGAGCAGGGGATGGTGGCGTACGAGAACGCCCAGCTGTTCACCGAGGTCCGCCGGCTGGCCACCACGGACGCGCTGACCGGGATCCACAACCGCCGGCACTTCTTCGAAGGCGCCTCCGAACGGTGCGCGCAAGCCCGTCGTACCGGCACTCCGCTGAGCGCGTTGATGATCGACATCGACCACTTCAAGCGGATCAACGATGACAGCGGTCACGGAGCGGGCGACGACGTCATCCAAGCCGTCGCGGGCCGCCTGCGTGACGTCCTGGGTGGCCAGGGGCTGCTGGGTCGTTACGGCGGCGAGGAGTTCGCCTGCGCGTTGCCCGGCCGTTCACTCGCCGACACCGCGCACCTCGCCGAGGCGATGCGCGCCGCCGTCGCCGGCGAGCCCGTGGTCACGCGCAGCGGGCCGATCCCGGTGACGGTGAGCATCGGCCTCGCCGAACTCGGTGAGGGGACGCCGAACCTCGACGACGTGCTGGGCTCCGCGGACGCGGCGCTGTACGAAGCCAAGCGCGGCGGGCGCAACCGGGTGGCACACCACATGGGCTGA
- a CDS encoding VOC family protein, protein MLGSAAPIAFLPSTDLERSRRFFADTLGLVVAEVTPFACVVRVGTTMLRVTKTDQLQPQPFTVFGWEVADIDAVVAGLSGAGITFVRYDGLEQDGAGVWTTPGGDRIAWFRDPDGNTLSLTQFLPH, encoded by the coding sequence ATGCTCGGTTCCGCCGCGCCCATCGCCTTCCTTCCCTCGACCGACCTCGAACGGTCGCGGCGCTTCTTCGCCGACACGCTCGGTCTTGTGGTTGCAGAGGTGACGCCGTTCGCCTGCGTCGTCCGGGTCGGGACAACGATGCTGCGGGTCACCAAGACTGATCAGCTGCAACCGCAGCCGTTCACCGTGTTCGGCTGGGAGGTTGCGGATATCGACGCGGTGGTGGCCGGCCTGAGTGGCGCGGGCATCACGTTCGTCCGTTATGACGGTCTGGAGCAGGACGGTGCCGGCGTATGGACGACGCCCGGAGGCGACCGCATCGCCTGGTTTCGGGATCCGGATGGCAACACCCTGTCCCTGACGCAGTTCCTCCCTCACTGA
- a CDS encoding DoxX family protein → MTSRGGSTRIAGWIVTGLVTLFLAFDSITHLVREKHVVDFNSRIGAPGWFPVVCGTVLAVCLVAFHVPRTRVLGAILLTGYLGGATAVNLVMGQPAFNTAFAIVTGVLVWAGLWPCDERARRLF, encoded by the coding sequence ATGACCAGTCGTGGCGGCTCCACCCGCATCGCGGGCTGGATCGTCACCGGGCTCGTCACCCTGTTCCTGGCCTTCGACTCGATCACCCATCTGGTCCGCGAGAAGCATGTCGTGGACTTCAACAGCAGGATCGGCGCCCCCGGTTGGTTCCCGGTCGTCTGCGGCACGGTGCTGGCGGTGTGCCTGGTCGCCTTCCACGTGCCGCGCACCCGCGTCCTCGGCGCGATCCTGCTGACCGGCTACCTCGGTGGTGCGACGGCCGTGAACCTCGTCATGGGCCAGCCCGCCTTCAACACCGCATTCGCGATCGTCACCGGGGTGCTCGTCTGGGCCGGCCTGTGGCCCTGTGACGAGCGGGCTCGGCGTCTGTTCTGA
- a CDS encoding RNA polymerase sigma factor produces MTDPAGTVEQVWRQESSRLLGALLRITRDVGRAEDLAQEALAQALAQWPRTGVPDNPAAWLMTTAKRRAIDQFRAGERQVRAYAEVAVGVVEGYEQKFTVDHLEDDVLRLMFICCHPSLTADTRTVLTLRMVAGLTTREIARAYLTSEATVATRISRAKRTLAAAGAALEEPDAMERAGRLGSVMSAIYLLFNEGYAVTAGVEWTRPALCREAVRVAAVLASVLPREPEVHGLLALVELQSSRLAARQNAAGEVVLLNDQDRSAWDRAAIERGSTALEAARALGGDGPYFLQAAIAAEHARAASVPSTDWPSIAALYERLARVTGSAVVELNRAVALGMAYGPEIGLQLVDQVAEIPAMADYHLLPSVRGDLLEKLGRPDEAAAEFRRAASLARNDRERALLIRRADAASAGTGSPNRIG; encoded by the coding sequence GTGACCGATCCTGCGGGCACCGTCGAGCAGGTGTGGCGACAGGAGTCGTCGCGCCTGCTCGGCGCGCTGCTGCGGATCACCCGCGACGTCGGCCGCGCGGAAGACCTGGCTCAGGAGGCGCTCGCCCAGGCGCTCGCGCAGTGGCCGCGGACGGGCGTCCCGGACAATCCCGCCGCCTGGCTGATGACCACGGCCAAACGACGCGCGATCGACCAGTTCCGCGCCGGTGAGCGCCAGGTCCGGGCGTACGCGGAGGTGGCCGTGGGCGTGGTCGAGGGGTACGAACAGAAGTTCACCGTCGACCATCTTGAGGACGACGTACTCCGGCTGATGTTCATCTGCTGCCATCCGTCGCTCACCGCTGACACCCGCACGGTGCTGACCCTCCGGATGGTCGCCGGGCTCACCACGCGAGAGATCGCCCGCGCCTACCTCACCTCCGAGGCGACGGTCGCCACCCGCATCTCCCGGGCCAAGCGGACCCTCGCCGCGGCCGGCGCCGCGCTCGAAGAGCCGGATGCGATGGAGCGAGCCGGCCGGCTCGGCTCGGTGATGTCGGCGATCTACCTGCTCTTCAACGAGGGGTACGCCGTGACCGCCGGCGTGGAATGGACGCGGCCCGCCCTGTGCCGCGAGGCCGTCCGGGTGGCCGCCGTGCTGGCTTCCGTGTTGCCCCGAGAGCCCGAGGTGCACGGTCTGCTCGCCCTCGTCGAGTTGCAGTCCTCCCGCCTGGCGGCCCGGCAGAACGCGGCGGGCGAGGTCGTACTGCTCAACGATCAGGACCGATCCGCATGGGACCGCGCCGCCATCGAACGCGGCAGTACGGCCCTCGAAGCCGCGCGGGCCCTGGGCGGTGACGGCCCCTACTTCCTTCAGGCCGCGATCGCGGCTGAGCACGCCCGCGCGGCATCGGTCCCGTCGACCGACTGGCCGAGCATCGCTGCGCTGTACGAGCGGCTGGCCCGCGTCACGGGCTCGGCAGTGGTCGAGCTCAACCGGGCCGTCGCGCTCGGCATGGCCTACGGCCCCGAGATCGGCCTGCAACTCGTCGACCAGGTCGCGGAGATTCCCGCGATGGCCGACTATCACCTCCTACCCTCGGTCCGCGGCGACCTGCTGGAGAAGCTCGGCCGCCCTGACGAAGCCGCGGCGGAATTCCGCCGGGCGGCATCGCTGGCCCGCAATGACCGTGAGCGAGCCCTGCTCATCCGTCGCGCCGATGCAGCCTCAGCGGGCACCGGGTCCCCGAACCGGATCGGTTGA
- a CDS encoding Clp protease N-terminal domain-containing protein, producing the protein MKLPRPIQDMRTIKKLLTAAESEARRAGDELPGPEHLLLAAFDLPDDTARRAFERAGADPAGFRAAIDDTHQRAMHDVGVQVAGPDRPLPEAAPATGPYRLTAPGQEVFQAAVRLAKAGSGSPLRGAHVVAAIGGQQRGTVARALRTLGVERAALTAAADQVLTER; encoded by the coding sequence GTGAAGCTTCCCCGCCCCATCCAGGACATGCGCACGATCAAGAAGCTGCTCACCGCCGCGGAGTCCGAGGCGCGGCGCGCCGGTGACGAACTGCCCGGCCCGGAGCACCTCCTGCTGGCCGCGTTCGACCTGCCCGACGACACGGCCCGGCGAGCGTTCGAGCGGGCCGGCGCCGACCCGGCCGGGTTCCGGGCGGCGATCGACGACACGCACCAGCGGGCGATGCACGACGTCGGCGTGCAGGTCGCCGGACCGGACCGGCCGCTTCCCGAGGCCGCCCCGGCCACCGGGCCCTATCGGCTGACCGCGCCCGGCCAGGAGGTCTTCCAGGCCGCGGTGCGGCTGGCGAAGGCCGGCTCAGGGTCACCTCTGCGCGGTGCGCATGTCGTCGCCGCGATCGGCGGACAGCAACGCGGCACCGTGGCCCGGGCGCTGCGCACGCTCGGCGTCGAACGCGCCGCGCTGACCGCCGCCGCCGACCAGGTCCTCACCGAGCGGTGA
- a CDS encoding YciI family protein: MKFMLLVHETTRPSGQPPAELFAAIGALGAQESAAGTLIEVGGLMPIQAGAVVTLAGSVIATTDGPFVEATELVGGYSVYELPDVAEAARKAEAFLDAHRTTWPGWEGWVEVRAIMEMAG; encoded by the coding sequence GTGAAGTTCATGCTGCTCGTCCATGAGACCACCCGCCCGAGCGGCCAGCCGCCCGCGGAGCTGTTCGCGGCGATCGGCGCGCTCGGCGCCCAGGAGTCGGCGGCCGGCACCCTGATCGAGGTGGGCGGGCTGATGCCGATTCAGGCCGGCGCGGTCGTCACCCTCGCCGGGTCCGTGATCGCCACCACCGACGGCCCGTTCGTCGAGGCCACCGAGCTCGTCGGCGGGTACTCGGTCTACGAGCTGCCCGACGTGGCCGAGGCTGCCCGCAAGGCTGAGGCGTTCCTCGACGCCCACCGCACCACCTGGCCCGGCTGGGAGGGGTGGGTCGAGGTCCGCGCCATCATGGAGATGGCTGGGTGA
- a CDS encoding diguanylate cyclase, translating to MTQIKRPRTGVTFLAECGWYLSTGTALVAGYFLLALVPGSGLLRLVAYATVVLSVPVAVTIGVRRHGCHRPLRWYLAAAGQGTYGIGDVIFYLHRFVVDVDTDLASSLCYLLSYPLMAAGLLGFIRRRAAGRDVASLIDTAIVGLGAGLVMWVYLLAPGLADATRSSAVKTTVLASAVMDLVLGILAIRLALGDIRVVPAYRLLLLWIGGLVTADLTYGYLQLTGGYRAGDVLDLLWLASALALGAAALHPSMRSLDRSPAAPEQPISTGRLAALALTCLTAPALLYLEYLQRAPLHVPLIAAASAGLFLLALARMKVIADGQRRAAITDPLTGLRTRRFLREAMHRHAGPDTWLLLLDLDHFKEINDRYGHTAGDDVLREVSQRLLAARRRGDVVARYGGEEFAILLPKTTVVEIAAMAEQIRQSVAGAPIATTGHSLRVTASIGGATWDDGHSLDELIAEADHALYAAKRAGRNRVMIAPNPAPRPPTTPAEALKDRPAA from the coding sequence ATGACCCAGATCAAGCGACCGCGCACCGGGGTCACCTTCCTGGCGGAGTGTGGTTGGTACCTGTCCACCGGTACAGCGCTGGTCGCGGGATACTTCCTGCTGGCCCTCGTGCCGGGCTCCGGTCTCCTGCGGCTGGTGGCATACGCGACCGTCGTGCTGTCCGTACCCGTGGCCGTGACCATCGGCGTGCGTCGGCACGGATGTCACCGACCGCTGCGCTGGTATCTGGCGGCCGCGGGACAGGGCACGTACGGAATCGGCGATGTGATCTTCTACCTGCACCGTTTCGTCGTCGATGTCGACACGGACCTGGCTTCCAGCCTGTGTTACCTGCTCTCCTACCCGTTGATGGCGGCGGGTCTGCTGGGGTTCATCCGACGCCGTGCGGCCGGGCGGGATGTCGCGAGTCTCATCGACACGGCGATCGTGGGGTTGGGCGCGGGGCTGGTGATGTGGGTGTACCTGCTCGCGCCGGGGCTCGCCGATGCCACCCGTTCGTCGGCCGTGAAGACCACCGTCCTGGCCTCCGCGGTGATGGACCTGGTGCTGGGCATCCTCGCGATCCGGTTGGCCCTCGGCGACATCCGCGTCGTACCCGCGTACCGGCTGCTGCTGCTCTGGATCGGTGGCCTGGTCACCGCGGATCTGACCTACGGCTATCTGCAGCTGACCGGCGGCTACCGGGCCGGGGATGTCCTGGACCTGCTGTGGTTGGCCTCGGCCCTGGCCCTGGGCGCCGCCGCACTGCACCCGAGCATGCGGTCGCTGGACCGGTCCCCGGCCGCACCGGAACAGCCGATCAGCACCGGCCGGTTGGCTGCGCTCGCGTTGACATGTCTCACCGCGCCGGCCCTGCTGTATCTGGAATACCTCCAGCGCGCGCCGCTGCACGTACCGCTGATCGCCGCGGCCAGCGCCGGGCTGTTCCTGCTCGCTCTCGCCCGGATGAAGGTCATCGCCGACGGGCAGCGTCGCGCGGCCATCACCGACCCCCTGACCGGCCTGCGTACGCGGCGCTTCCTGCGCGAGGCGATGCACCGCCACGCCGGCCCCGACACCTGGCTGCTCCTGCTCGATCTGGACCATTTCAAAGAGATCAACGACCGGTATGGGCACACCGCCGGCGACGACGTGCTTCGCGAGGTGTCGCAGCGGCTGCTGGCGGCACGGCGCCGCGGTGACGTCGTCGCCCGGTACGGCGGCGAGGAGTTCGCGATCCTGCTGCCGAAGACGACGGTCGTCGAGATCGCAGCGATGGCCGAGCAGATCCGGCAGAGCGTGGCCGGCGCCCCGATCGCAACGACCGGGCACTCGCTCCGGGTCACCGCCTCGATCGGCGGGGCGACGTGGGATGACGGGCACAGCCTCGACGAGTTGATCGCCGAGGCCGACCACGCGCTGTACGCCGCGAAGCGGGCCGGTCGCAACCGGGTCATGATCGCCCCGAATCCCGCACCCCGGCCACCGACCACCCCGGCCGAAGCACTGAAGGACCGGCCGGCGGCGTGA